Proteins from one Oncorhynchus masou masou isolate Uvic2021 chromosome 12, UVic_Omas_1.1, whole genome shotgun sequence genomic window:
- the LOC135549279 gene encoding eyes absent homolog 3-like, which produces MSTLEALLTFQYVTLIRCGHETAVRIFLWDLDETIIIFHSLLTGSFAQKFGKDPATVLNLGLQMEELIFELADTHLFFNDLEECDQVHVEDMASDDNGQDLSTYNFLADGFNGPSGGGAPGATTGVQGGVEWMRKLAFRYRRLKDLYNGYKCNVGGLLSPMKRELLLRLQSEMENVTDAWLSTALKSLLLIQSRGKCMNVLVTTTQLVPALAKVLLYGLGDVFPIENIYSATKIGKESCFERIVSRFGKKVTYVVVGDGRDEEFAAKQHNMPFWRISTHGDLVSLHQALELDFL; this is translated from the exons ATGTCCACGCTGGAGGCCCTGCTAACGTTTCAGTATGTAACCCTGATCCGCTGTGGTCACGAGACTGCAGTA AGAATCTTTCTCTGGGATCTGGATGAGACGATCATCATTTTCCACTCTCTGCTCACCGGCTCCTTCGCTCAGAAGTTTGGCAAG GACCCTGCCACAGTACTGAACCTGGGTCTTCAGATGGAGGAGCTGATCTTTGAGCTGGCAGACACACACCTGTTTTTCAATGACCTGGAGGAGTGTGACCAGGTCCATGTTGAAGACATGGCTTCTGATGACAATGGACAGGATCTGAG CACCTATAACTTCCTGGCGGACGGCTTCAACGGCCCCAGTGGTGGAGGGGCCCCAGGGGCCACTACTggagtccagggtggagtggagtggatgaGGAAACTGGCCTTCCGCTACCGCCGTCTAAAGGACCTCTACAACGGATACAAATGCAATGTGGGAG gcCTGCTGAGTCCCATGAAGAGGGAGCTGCTCCTTCGACTGCAGTCTGAGATGGAAAATGTGACGGACGCCTGGCTCAGTACGGCACTCAAATCCTTGCTGCTCATCCAGTCCAG AGGTAAGTGTATGAATGTCCTGGTGACGACCACCCAGCTGGTGCCTGCTCTGGCCAAGGTGCTGCTCTACGGCCTGGGGGACGTCTTCCCCATAGAGAACATCTACAGTGCCACCAAGATAG GGAAAGAGAGCTGCTTTGAGCGCATCGTCTCTCGCTTTGGGAAGAAGGTGACCTATGTGGTGGTAGGAGATGGCCGTGATGAGGAATTTGCAGCAAAACAG CACAACATGCCTTTCTGGCGTATCTCCACCCACGGGGACCTAGTATCCCTGCACCAAGCTCTGGAGCTAGACTTCTTGTAG